CCACTTACCTGAAGTAGAAAGTTGTAACAAACTAATAAAAGGAAAAACTGCATCCAATTCATCTTTGCACCAGTAAATACGACTGTGCCACTTTTATAATTTCCTGTTTTCTGCCATGACAGGTTCACCTGCGGAACTGTCCCCTGGAACCCTCTCACCTGTCAATCATAGCATGGGTATGAAAACTGTTTCTCCATACCTGCTCTGTCTATGTCTGGAGGAGTAGTCAGTTATAATTGGAGTACTATTCAAACAGCCCGGTCTGGAGATAGTTGGTCTGCACCCACTGATGTATACCAGCCATTAACCGTCCtgttgcaccccccccccccccccccccccccccagacctgCAGCCGGTGACTTACTCTGAACCCGCGTTCTGGTGCTCTATAGCTTATTATGAGCTAAACCAGCGCGTTGGAGAGACCTTCCATGCTTCACAGCCTTCTCTAACCGTGGACGGTTTCACAGACCCCTCCAACTCTGAGCGTTTCTGTCTGGGCCTGCTCTCCAATGTCAACAGGAATGCCACTGTGGAGATGACCAGGAGGCACATAGGTACAGCAGCTATGTCTCATGACGACACGCCGTTCCCTGTCTAGCGCGCTACTTCTGAAGGTTTTGGCCTCATTTAGTTGTGCCCAGGATTTATACTGTGACAAAAGCTGTGGATCATGTTAACAGAACTACTTGTGCTTATCTGTTTGGGGTTATTTCCACAGGAAGAGGGGTTAGGCTGTACTATATTGGTGGTGAGGTGTTTGCTGAATGTCTCAGCGATAGCGCCATCTTTGTTCAGAGTCCGAACTGCAACCAGCGGTATGGATGGCACCCAGCCACTGTATGCAAAATCCCTCCAGGtaaatttttttgtgttcatattTTAGTTTGTTAGTATGACAAACAGTTATGTTTTCTCAGGTGTAGATTCCATGTTTGTCATAGTACTAATTAATGCAATATGATCGATGGCAAACTTAAGTCCATGATCCTCAGTTGACTCTACTCCCATCATCCCTCAGGTTGTAATCTAAAAATCTTCAACAACCAGGAGTTTGCAGCCCTGCTGGCTCAGTCTGTGAACCAAGGCTTTGAGGCAGTGTACCAGCTCACTAGGATGTGCACCATTCGCATGAGCTTTGTCAAAGGCTGGGGGGCTGAATACAGGCAAGTGTGATCAGACTTATtctattaatgtttttattcttgTAATTAGAAGGTGGATAGCCGTTAGACCGTAACATGTGAATTGACATACagataattacaaaacattgtgtACAGCTTAGAATGTCTATATCCCTCTGTAACAGTACCACTGGGGAAGGAAGTCAGAAGCTGCCCTTTATTTTTTCCTGTGTTTCAAATGAAGCtaatttgtctttctctctcccagacGGCAGACTGTCACAAGCACTCCCTGCTGGATTGAACTGCATTTGAATGGACCACTGCAATGGCTGGACAAAGTGTTGACTCAGATGGGTTCCCCTTCTGTACGCTGCTCCAGTATGTCATAATGCTagaaaatgacccaaaatgtTGCCCACTCAAAGGTCATGAAATTCAAACTTGAGTCCTATCATGAAAAAAGCTGAAGAATTAATAAATTTTGTATGTTCATTTAGTTCCACATCCctgtctaaaacacacacacacacacacacacacacacacacacacacactgacacacacacacacacacccacacacaccaaaaaacatgcacatactGACTGACTTTTCAGAATAGAATTTGGCACTTTGTTACCCATCTGTCATGCACCTTCTTAAATTGCTTCCCCCAAATCATTAATATTAGAGCTATTTGTGGtacaaatgaaatgtatattgGTTTTTAATGTCCAGGGATGAATGGTTGGAGGCAGGGGAAATACCAAAAATATTCATAGTATCTCAGTATTTGAGAGTGTATAAGTAACACAAGTGTAAATGCTAAATTAATTTTGGTTCAACTCATCCATTCTTTTGACCATGAGGTAACTTTTTCTCTGGAAAACGTGGATTCTTTGTCAGGGGGAGTAAGCTTGGTTAAAGATTAAGATGGCCTTTGTCGCTTTCTCCTTGGAGGGGAATGCTAAATAGttctttttctaaatgtaattactTAATTGACCTAAATAACTCTACCCTTTTGTCagaatctttctttttttattccagAGGTGTGTCGTTGTAAGACACATTTCTTGACATTAAGGAATGTTTAGTCAAAAACTAAACTAAGCTGTAAAATCAATCTGGCTATAGTTGACATACATTTTAGCCCCTTGCCATTCTAGGTGGCTTATTGTTTCATTAACACCATACACAGCCTAAGATGCAGGCTAGTAAGTTCTGAACTTGTTTAGGATTGGATGCATTGGGCAGGGACCAGAGAATATCAGCTTCAATTGCTTTGTTTATGCATCACTGGGTGTCCAGGTCTCGAAAGGTGAATTATTGAAAGGTTATGTCACTTTGAGAATTGAAGTATCAGTGAATTTCATTCTATTATGTTTTTAGCCTATATCCCCTTTCTTTTGCTACTTTTTTGTATTctcatgtatttttatatataaatatacttaGATTTTCTTCTGTCGTTCACTTTTTATTAAATTTAATATTTCAAGACTGCCTGTTTATGTGACATGGCTCGCAATCTATGGAGACCGTGGATCattcctgtattttttttttaaaggttcaACTTGAATCTAATTCCAATGTAAGCCCTTGCCTTGGTAAGAAAAACTCTGCCccatgtatgtttttctttttttctcttttaaacCTGGTGCATCAGAAGTACACAAATTGAGGCGTAAATGCCTGGAACCTGATATCTGCTTTCCTGCAGTGTATGGTTTGGTTATTTGACTCCAAGGTGTGTTGTATGAACTTCTTTTGACTCATTCATCTCTTCACTCTTGAAACACATTTGATGTCTGGAAGCCATTTGGTGCTTGGTAAAGAATAAAGGTCAGCAAGTCATTTCTTTGCTAAATGTTACAGAAACATGGCAGTATTCCATGTTCTTACATCAACGTAAGAAATTAAACTGCACACTGGGACATAGATtatgtattagtgtgtgtattgtatttgttcatgtctataaaatacagtatgtgCAACATGACTTTGAGCTTGCAGTCTGCCATTATTGTCATTTTGTGGCTGttgcaagatttttttttaacatctgTTTTCTCCTTTATTGATGTTATTAATCTGTTAACCTTACGGCACTAGTGATTGTACTTTGTAAGTGCAACTAGTGAATTTGGATTGGGGGAACTAAACCATGTGTTATAGGATCCTGTGTTGAAGCATTGTACCATTGGCCTACAAGATATGAATGTGAAGAGAGTAAATAACAAATCTGAAGTGGACCAGATGTACATTATACATAACAGTAGAACAGTAATGTGTGTATTTAACAGTAAAATATTTGCAAAGCAGTCAGTACAGTAGTTGTCGCAGTTGTTTTACCAGTAGAGGGCGTTTATTGATAGAGCAGGTTTTTTTCTGACCATAAGCTTCTCAGGCGTGTGGCATATTATGCAGACTTCATAAAACACTAATAAAGATTTTTATTCTCATTACCatgtttctttttatgtttgtttaaaaatgtttcacctGGTCTCTAGTCTGCAGTGGCAATTTCATGTTTCATTTTGTTATCAAAACAAAGGAATAACAATTGCAAGGCCCAACCAAGATACGTGCAAATACAACCAAGAACACTACAACTGGATAGTCAAGAGATCTATATAAACATAATTACGTTCTACCATATGGTTATCGTGCTTTGGAGTGATCGGGTAGCAGTAAGGATGGATGGTGGTGTCAAGTTTGAGACCTGCATTTCGTTTTGTGTAGTTTTGTTTTACATCGGCTAGCTGTTCATCCGTGAGTCATTCACTCGATCGCGAAGTCAGGCTTTCGTAGTCTCGTTCTATTTGTCCTCCTGAAAATGCCATACATTTAGGCAACGTCAAAGGTAAATACGGGAAAGCAGcaattttagctagctaaccgaGCAATGGCGTTTACTTTATATTCTCTTATCCAAGCTgttattttgtgtgtaaatGCTGTCGCTGTATTGCACGAAGAGAGATTTCTAAGTAAAAGTAAGTGGCTGTCTCCATATTGTTCAGTGCTTGTAACTGGAAATGTGTTGATGTAGCTAGATGGCTAGCTTCGACTTCGTGTCTAGTGTACTTTTTGTTTAGTGAAAATCTAGATTATATGAATGTAAATGGTTAATTGTCGTAATGAATCTGTGAGTGTGGAGAAAAAGTACGGTACATCTTGAGTTCAAATCAAGTTGTTTAATGCTGGTGTTGCgtacattttacacacattCTTAGTTTTGTAAGGCTAGCATTTGCAGTAACAGGATTTTCCACCTAACTACGTTAGTTGGACTGTCTTAACGAGGTCTTTATGCCAAAATCCATTTAAGCttttacataaatatattgAATTGCTTTATCCCCTGTAGTTGGCTGGGGTGTCGACCAAAGTGTTGGAGGATTTGGTGATGAACCAGGTATCAAAGTCCAGCTGATGAATCTGGTCCGTTCTGTGAGGACAGTGATGAGAGGTAAAATCAATaccatatttaaatatatattgaaacACAAATTAATACTTGTtgttaaatagaaaaaaataatcccACTAACTGTTTAGCTGATTGAAGTAATTGGCCTGTGGCACAgattatattttctttctcttcttacAGTGCCCTTGATCGCGGTTAATTCAGTCTGCATTGTGTTGTTGCTACTATTTGGCTGAAGAGAAGACCCGACTGAATTGTCACTTTCCAGGGCACCTGGAACAGTATAGCTACAAATGttttatggctgatcgatgaAAGCTTCCATATAGCTTTTACACCATAGATAATGAAAACTGCCAACTGACTGGCATTTTCTTTGTTCCCAATTTATGTCAGTGTGTATCTTATAAATGTTTGCGATCTGTTCAATATCAAGCCCCTGTTTCTTTTAATtggtctatttttttttttatcaaaagcACATGCCTGATTTCTCTTTACACGCAGTCTTGGAGTGAATTCCCGTTCCTCCTGGCAGATCGGCTCAGGTTGTTCAGATTAGTAGGTCAATGCTTGTGGAACTcaattttcaaatagtgcagATTCGAAAATCTGAGAACACTGGATCAcagaacattcacctttttgttcttgagccactccaatATAGCTTCAGTAGCCTGAAGTAGGTTCTCCTGCAGTATTTCCTTGTATTGTGCTCTGTGCATTTTTCCTTTGATTTTAACAAGATGGCCAGTCCTTTTGGATGTAAAGTATCTCCACAGCATGATGCCGTCTCCACCATAATTCACTGTAGAGATTGTTTCTTGAGGCATACGGAGTGTAAATATTGGGGCACCCTGCTGCAATTGTAGGCCTTTGCGATCACTTGATCACTCGTACCTCTGATCGCTAACTCACTCTATGCTTTTTATTCACCACCCACAGCTTGCACTTAGCCTTCAGCTAGTGGTTAATGGGAAACTCTGAGACAATCAGAAAACGGGAGAAGAAACCACTGGTAAAAGTCAACAAGGGAGGTTTGGGTCAAAAACCTGTAGGTCTGACCATAAAACCTTTATCCCAGATCCCAGCTGGTTCATAAGATTTCAAGTTGTAGTTTTTCAGTAACGGCACACTCAAATACAGGCCAATGTTATGCAGATCTGTTGATATGATTGATAGGTGCCCCATTACTCCACTCCCAGATCGGTGTAAACCTCCCCAAGAAGCAacattcaattttttttctttcttacaaTTATTTCCCAACATGAAGCAAATGTCGCCAtacattaattcattttgagtttcagtgttttaaaattaaaatatcacGGTGCTTTGTGGTCTTGGTCTGTAGACTGGCACTGTCTAGAGTATCTGCTTTTCAGCAACTTATTATTCCATCGAAAGGAAAGCCATAGTAATAAATGTTCTTTATGCATAGAATCGTTGAGGCATTTATAAAATAtgtgttgaaagaaaaaaaattcggTGTTACAGTTTTATCGCTGGTGTTACCAGCAGGAACTGTAACACCAGTGACAAATCTGCGGACAGTCTGATCTCAAGCTAAAAGGaaaatttattttgatttgtttaacagtgtttttttttgggttACTATATGATTATGTATGTGTTAGTTCATAGTtgtgatgtcttcactattctATAATGTGGAaacttcaaaaaaataaataaagcaatacCCTTGAATTAATAGGctttaataatttaaacaaaaaacagtgCTGTCGGAAGGTGGACGTGCACATGTTGGAAAATTGAATTAGATGTTTGCAGTTTTAATTACTATTATGTTAGATTGGCCTAAATATGATGCAAAAGTAATAGAAGTGGTCAtgtacacccatcagccataacattatgaccactgacagatgaagtgacTAACATTAATAAtctcatggcacctgtcagtgggtgggatatattaggcagcaagtgaacattctgtcctcaaagttgatgtgttagaagaagaaaaaatgggcaagcgtaaggatctgagttgtctttgacaagggacaaattgtgatggctaaatTACtgggcatctccaaaactgcagcacttgtggggtgttcccggtctgcagtggtcagtacctatcaaaagtggtccaaggaaggaaaagtggtgaaccagcgacagggtaaTGGGTGgcaaaggctcattgatgcaagTGGGGAACGAAGGCTGACCCGTGTGGcacgatccaacagatgagctactgtgggtcaaattgctgaaaatgttaatgttggtactgatagaaaggggTCAAAACATCGCcatttgttgcgtatggggctgtgtagccgcagaccagtcaggatgccAATGCTGACTCCTGTaactgccaaaagcgcctacaatgggctcAAGAGCATCCGAACTGGACCacgaagcaatggaagaaggtggactggtctgatgaatcatgttttcttttacatcatgtggatggctgggtgcatgtgcgtcgcttacctggacaacacatggcaccaggatgcaacCATCTCTGCTTTCACAACCTCATCATACCTCCGCAAGCATTCTAGCTAACTGGGCTTGACTCAAACTTTATTATTTGGTAAAACACTTTAGTTAGCAGCAACATACCcagtctagctagctagattttagTTGAAAGCAATTGCTGCTAACCAGGTGGGTTAGTTGCAATGCAGTAAGTCATTCCAACCAAAACCTGACTTACTaataacacatttgattgacaagatgtactgagcattactacacaagacacattctattgcattttttccCCCGTAACATGTATGATGATCTTATTTCGCAAGAATCATATTTGCAACACAGATTGataatagaaatacagtatttattttttgcaatttATCTTGTTTCCTATAAAGTACTATAAAGTACTCTTTCACTCTTACTTGAGTAATTTTTTCAGTTGGTACTTaaacttttacttgagtacattttaggacgagtaacagtacttttacttgagtacagattttcagtactctacccacccctgCTGATGGGTGCATGTCTTCACTACACACAAGACTTGACTGTCCACACAGTGTACTTACACTCACTTACCTCTAGGTGTCACAAAGGTGATGCTGTTGGTCTGACACCACATAACCCTTTTTCGGAGTGCTGTACTTACAATggcattacagtttttcttgaaTGTTTGCCGAAACCTTGGCTTGTTTTCTCAAAATTCTAAACACAAAACCTCAAACAGAAAATGCAAAACTTCACAAATCTCTAGCAAAAGCAACCACTGCATTCAAAACTGTAtctctttccaaaatgttttttgcatcaatatgacacacacacacacacgcatcatATGAATAGATCTTTCTACCAACAACACACTGATGAGCTCAACACAAAACGCTATGAATATCCCATCAGTAAGTTTAGGCCTTTTGCATTGTCAGTGTTACACTGTAGCCGGTTGTAAAAGATTTTTACAGTGTGCCTACTCAaatatacataaacacataaatgcaatacagtaaaacaaacattgtcatttatttccaaaatgCAGTATTATTTTACATGTCACACTTGCCATGCCCAacaggagaaaaacaggaaaaacattcagtaagATAAAGGGTTTTCTGTGATTAAATGAAAGTGGCTCATTCTTTCGAAAAAAAAATAGGCTGCATTCGGCCTCCTATTTGGGTCTGGCCACAGCACCTCATCTACATCACAAGCAATGTTCTCCGTGGCTAAACAGCGGGGAAAGAATCTTCTGGAGTGACGGATCCAGatgatattccctccacactgtccagggacattcacatggtgatattccctccacactgtccagggacattcacatggtgatattccctccacactggccagggacattcacatggtgattttccctccacactgtcctgggacattcacatggtgatattccctccacactgtccagggacattcacatggtgatattccctccacactgtccagggacattcacatggtgatattccctccacactgtccagggacattctcatggtgatattccctccacactgtccagggacattctcatggtgatattccctccacactgtccagggacatacacatggtgatattccctccacattGTCCAGGGACAtttacatggtgatattccctccacattGTCCAGGGACAtttacatggtgatattccctccacattgtccagggacattcacatggtgatattccctccacactgtccagggacattcaccgGGTGATATTCCCACCacgctgtccagggacattcacaatGGCCAATGATTGTTTGGTCCCGGTCCCCTTGTTTTGGCTTGGTTGAAGCCAACCAAATATGTTAATATACACATGCTGAATTGCAGTGGCATCCAGCTCCATGACTTTATTTGTATTGTGGTTTACTAGTACAATCACACGAAatgctttacacacaataaaaatagaaatacattaaaataataagtgtgtgtgtatatatatatatacatataaaaacatatatatataaacatatatataatTCGTTTTTAAATGAAGGACgtaaaaagaataaacaaaatataaaatcacaatgaaaAAATTGTGCAAACGTTCCCTAATCAAAGCACCACATTTTCTGATTTACACTTTATTTGCAATTCAGGAACACACTgcactttgtttgcaattctgCAACACACTTTGCAAAAT
This portion of the Esox lucius isolate fEsoLuc1 chromosome 13, fEsoLuc1.pri, whole genome shotgun sequence genome encodes:
- the LOC105014506 gene encoding immediate early response 3-interacting protein 1; its protein translation is MAFTLYSLIQAVILCVNAVAVLHEERFLSKIGWGVDQSVGGFGDEPGIKVQLMNLVRSVRTVMRVPLIAVNSVCIVLLLLFG